In Roseomonas fluvialis, one genomic interval encodes:
- a CDS encoding MFS transporter, whose translation MSRRKAGAARRRGHVLAGWRVVTGAFLVVLAGFGAIYSYAAFNDEIAAAFEADMVSVSVVYALSGGTCFLVSAVSGPLADRIGPRVPALAGMVLVSIGLLVAASARSLVEIHAGYGLLIGLGTGFAYVPAMAAVQRCFDAYRGLASGIAASGIGVGTALVPPAAEALLAAFDWRTSFVVFAGFVACTGILGALLLQSGGPRPAPREPVVLLPDVVRSRAFARAWAGTLLVSIPATLPHALLVGTARDLGIGRGEALALLGLIGLGTIAGRFLIAVVADGIGRRATFLACCIGMAASMLGWALAETEPALQAFALTFGALQGGFVALLPAYGADSFGARSVGAVLGVLYTSRGASLLLAPPLLVAGIAWLGPTLPLVVVALLGLAGTVLLARVSRTTDDPPFGQVKPPPGIASLPARRPVAVPALMALLLLAVPARGEVTTMDLLWATPALEPGEAVPCSRLLVLNLPRDWQAGDAAVILAGPQGAGGDVLAVLIAQQTAVLELPDGRGGGIGPCAAAPVVPGAQVLGALAALRHEAGAGVVVAIGLGPEAARVLDALDEARAARLLGATGPRLAAAAVIYPGGPAAFRAGAPPPPAEAWPSRAPHLCETLARFAAPGGLPACLAALLGASRETRPAPGVLNAEGPGVSPGAFPSHGRQPAREALGDLQASPAPPPH comes from the coding sequence GTGAGCCGGCGCAAGGCGGGCGCGGCGCGGCGGCGCGGGCATGTCCTGGCTGGCTGGCGCGTGGTGACCGGTGCGTTCCTCGTGGTGCTGGCCGGCTTCGGCGCGATATACTCCTACGCCGCGTTCAACGACGAGATTGCCGCGGCCTTCGAGGCAGACATGGTGTCCGTCTCCGTCGTCTATGCCCTGAGCGGAGGAACCTGTTTCCTGGTCAGCGCGGTCAGTGGGCCGCTTGCCGACCGGATCGGGCCGCGGGTTCCTGCGCTTGCGGGCATGGTGCTGGTCAGCATCGGGCTGCTGGTGGCGGCCTCCGCGCGGTCCTTGGTCGAGATCCATGCCGGCTACGGGCTGCTGATCGGGCTTGGCACCGGCTTCGCCTATGTGCCCGCCATGGCGGCCGTGCAGCGCTGCTTCGATGCGTATCGCGGCCTGGCCTCCGGCATCGCCGCCAGCGGCATCGGCGTGGGCACCGCGCTGGTGCCGCCGGCCGCCGAGGCGCTGCTCGCCGCCTTCGACTGGCGCACCAGCTTCGTCGTGTTTGCCGGCTTTGTGGCCTGCACCGGCATCCTGGGCGCGCTGCTGTTGCAATCCGGTGGACCGCGGCCTGCCCCGCGCGAGCCGGTCGTGCTGCTACCCGATGTGGTGCGCAGCCGTGCGTTCGCTCGTGCCTGGGCCGGCACGCTGCTGGTGTCGATTCCGGCGACGCTGCCGCATGCGCTGCTGGTGGGCACTGCGCGCGACCTTGGCATCGGGCGGGGCGAAGCGCTGGCGCTGCTGGGGCTGATCGGCCTCGGCACGATTGCCGGTCGCTTCCTGATCGCGGTGGTGGCGGACGGGATTGGGCGGCGCGCCACTTTCCTTGCCTGCTGCATCGGCATGGCCGCCAGCATGCTGGGCTGGGCGCTGGCGGAGACGGAACCCGCGCTGCAGGCTTTCGCGCTGACCTTTGGCGCGCTGCAGGGCGGCTTCGTGGCGCTGCTGCCGGCCTATGGCGCCGACAGCTTCGGCGCGCGGTCGGTCGGCGCGGTGCTCGGGGTGCTGTACACGAGCCGTGGCGCGTCGCTGCTGCTGGCACCGCCGCTGCTGGTCGCCGGCATCGCATGGCTCGGGCCGACGCTGCCGCTGGTCGTCGTCGCGCTGCTGGGCCTGGCCGGGACGGTGCTGCTGGCGCGCGTGTCGCGTACCACGGACGACCCGCCCTTCGGGCAGGTGAAGCCACCGCCCGGCATCGCGTCGTTGCCGGCCCGGCGCCCCGTCGCCGTGCCCGCGCTGATGGCGCTGCTGTTGCTGGCCGTGCCGGCTCGGGGCGAGGTCACGACGATGGATCTTCTCTGGGCAACACCTGCCCTTGAGCCCGGCGAGGCGGTGCCCTGTTCGCGGCTGCTGGTGCTGAACCTGCCGCGTGACTGGCAGGCGGGCGATGCGGCCGTCATCCTGGCCGGGCCGCAGGGTGCCGGCGGCGATGTGCTGGCCGTGCTGATCGCACAACAGACCGCGGTGCTCGAACTGCCGGATGGGCGCGGCGGCGGGATCGGCCCATGTGCGGCCGCGCCGGTCGTGCCGGGTGCGCAGGTACTGGGCGCACTGGCGGCGCTGCGGCACGAGGCCGGGGCCGGCGTGGTGGTCGCGATCGGCCTCGGGCCGGAGGCGGCGCGCGTCCTCGACGCCTTGGACGAGGCACGGGCGGCGCGGCTGCTGGGCGCGACCGGGCCGCGCCTCGCGGCCGCTGCGGTGATCTACCCCGGCGGGCCGGCCGCCTTCCGGGCGGGCGCGCCACCGCCACCCGCGGAAGCCTGGCCGTCCCGCGCGCCGCATCTGTGCGAGACCCTCGCGCGCTTTGCCGCGCCTGGGGGCCTGCCGGCGTGCCTTGCGGCTTTGCTCGGCGCGTCGCGGGAAACACGGCCGGCGCCAGGCGTTCTGAACGCAGAAGGCCCCGGGGTTTCCCCCGGGGCCTTCCCATCGCATGGCCGGCAGCCGGCCCGCGAAGCCCTTGGTGACCTGCAGGCATCGCCCGCGCCACCGCCCCATTAG